GGAAGTGATATACGTCCATGGTAACCAAAAACATTTTTGACCTTGttctttattattaataattagcCATTTAAGCTATAAAGCATCTTATTAGGTGTTAAGGAAGCAATGCTTTTTTCTTCCCGTTTATGTGTCTTTTGAGAATGAATCAGGTTTTGCTTTATCTGAAAGAGCAGAGTTTGCTAGTGTTAATCTCCTACAAATTGTGCTGCTATCACTACATAAATAACTGCTCAAGTTAGGAATAGAATGAAGTCGAGACTTTCATAATTTTCTTTTCCGACTTCATTTATGCAGGTGGATTAAACACCATTATTGTGCTATGGCTATGGCTCTTATTAGTCTTACTTGGGAGACTGAGAGAGGACCCGATTGTGCTCAGAAACAGGTGATTTATGCATTATCGATAATTTCCCTTATAAACAGAAGTGCTCAACTACCAGCCAGCTGGAAAACTAAACTTGCATAGGTCCTTTTGTTATCTATCTGGTTGTTTCTTCTGCTTCATCTGAGTGTCGTGTAATCAAAAGCAAAATGGTCGTGCAGAGAGGCGTTGAGTTGTTTCTACGATGGGCTATCATGCAAGGAGTTGCAATGATTCTTCAGAATCGGTATCAGAGGCAAAGACTTTATACACGTATTGCACTTGGCAAGGTAACAAGTTTCCCTCTTTTTTGGTGTTTACAGTTGCTCTGCCAATTCACTCTCTCCCATAGGGGTTGGATTTAAGAAACTTCGACTCCATTTATCTTTTTCCCTTGCACATTTTCTGTCATTTGCTATTATAATTGTGTGCACTTTTGCATTATTAACAAATTATTAAGGTATGTCATTTTCAAAACATTGTTGCATGATCAATCAACATTGTTCTTCTGTTTGTTTCACTTTTGGTTAAAGTTATCAGCCTTCTCACTTTTCGAAATACCTAGAGCTTTGCCAAGCTATTAACTATGTGTCGTTTTGAACGTAAAAAAGAACTATTCCTATGCAAAGCAAACATGAACTTTGTTTTACTAAAGATATCTCCGGGTGTTGTTTTTGTCGTAGGCAAGGAGAATGGATGTTGTTTGGGGAGAAACTGCCGGAGTGGAGGGTCAGTTATTGCTGCTTTGCCCTATACTTTTCGTACTGCAGGTATTCTAAACATAACCATCCCCTCTTCGTCCTCTTCTCTATGGTAGGCTTGGTTAAGACTCGATTTTCTACCCACTCAAAACTGTCAGTCTAATTCAGCGAGTATATTTTTCCCACCATTGTAGGGTTTTGAAGCCTATGTCGGGGTCTTGTTGCTTAAAACCGCACTTTCTGGATTCAGTCCAGATTGGCAGGTAAATAGAGTATTCATTATATGCAAATTTAATGCCGAACACCTAGAAACTTGAGTAAGAGTTGATATCATCATATGTACTGCCGGGAACAAGTGAAGTGTTCAAGGGGCTCGAGCCCCCCCCCCCagctcattttttttcttcataatgtctctcttttatagagttGGAAATTATCCAAAATTTATGTACTTTTTCTTAGTTCAATACCTactactaaataaaaaaaaatgagtagATCTGTTCCGACCAAAACGGGAATGGACTAGGGTTATGAACTTATAATCTGATGATCGAGTCGATTCCATGATTATAAGTTCATTCCATACCGGACCAGTCCCAAATATACATTCTCAAGGAGTCATTCGAGCGTAGTTACATATTGTTATGCAAAAGCCTCATCAATGATCTGATTCAcctaaaaaatatagtattttcCAATAACACTCAGAAAACATAGCCTCCCTGCCAATCTTTTCTTATGCATCCGCCCCTGTTCGTATGGAATCAGTGTTGACGCACACTTATTTCAGGTTATTACATGCGGGATTCTATTCATAATCATGGCTGTTGGGAATTTCGCGAACACGGTGCAGACACTGGCGACTAAGTCTAAGGTGAAGGCGAAGATAAGGAAAGGTAAAAGCAGGCAAGAATTGAACAGTGGATCTGAGGGTAAGAGTTTATGATGAAAGAGAAAGGGCACTCATTTGTGTAATAATGGGGAGAAGAAGGCTTAGGGATTTTGACCTTTGTTCACGAGCTGTTGGTTTCTGACAGTGACAGGGAACTTGGATTTCAGGAGCTGAAGAGGTTGACTTTTGTTGTctgttttaatttattctgtgtttcttttttttatttaacttttatagatgttgcCCCATGTACAATGAATTTcccataatttttatttaatgaaaccTATTGGTTGCAGCGGGCTTATGCTCGAAAACATGTGCATTGGCTACGTGCTTAAGGAGATCTGCGACGGCGTGCTTAATGCCTTAATGGCCTTATACACGTTGAATACGAATGATAAAGAAAGCAGAAATATACTTATGTTTCTCATTCGTCGGTACGTATAGATCGATAAGAATGAGATATTATCCGTATGTATACATTTCATCATGGGAGCATAATCCTTTATTTAGACAATTAATCCCTAGCTTTATTATAACTTCAATTTCCCTCTGAAATTATTCAAAACTATATTTGCAGAATAGATCTCATACTTAATTGGGTTAATCGACAGACATTTACAACCTCCATATTATAATGTTCCAACAAAAGCACCTTTGCTTTTAATTTAGAAGAATACAACATTTTAAACTGAAGTAGTGATAGATAAAATTAGTCAGATTAGTTTCTACAACTCATGGAGCACACTGTGGATGTTCTtcagctcctccaactcttcaCCACTTGCGATTCCAGGATCAACATAGCATAACTGGAAAACAGACCAATTTCTCGGATCAATAATGATTTCGTATTTACCCCGTGACTATGGTGACTCGAATCCCGAACCCATAGGTTTGGTTGGAGGCTAAATAAGCGTCTTAGTAAGACTGTAAGATGCGCTTCATTGTCACTAAGAGACTAAAGGAATAGAGCGTAAAGACATTTTTATGAACCTGGTATTGCGGCTTCTTCAGAGTGTGCACACCTCTCTTTATTAATTGCTGCCAACCACCATTTACGCTGAGAGATTTCTCCAGAGCTCTTGTCCTCTACGAGAAAATTATACCGGAAATCAAAACATTAAAAATTTTCAACAGGTATCTGCAAAGGTAGTTCTAAACTTGATTTACAGtaaatgtggtgcatgcaacgAATGGTTTATTAAGGATCAAACAGAGGAGGTCTCGTAGATAAGGGAATTTGCCGGTTGATGACTGAGATCATTAGCTCTGTAAGTGAAGGGATGCGGACTCAAGGAgatcaaaacattttacctcaACATTCATCTTTAGGAATGAAAGCCCCAGGCTGTGGTGGCCACAACTAGATTAAGGCAAGCtcgagatttaaaaaaaatcagcacGAAAGTAAAGACGAACAAATCTATGCTAATCAAACCCCAACACACTCTCCAAATATTCACATTTGAAGCATCAATTTCCTAAAATTAGCAAATTGGTAAatatacacacatacatatagaAGGAACCAATGGGCTATGAGTAAATTATAGACAAACTATAGTCATGACGGCTTCACAAAGGCTAGAAAGTTCTACCTTTAAACACAACATGTCAATAGCATCAT
This sequence is a window from Salvia splendens isolate huo1 chromosome 5, SspV2, whole genome shotgun sequence. Protein-coding genes within it:
- the LOC121801982 gene encoding transmembrane protein 120 homolog isoform X3 translates to MGDSPRESFGGEVSSLVEQAKDLQEAAASLISRTSREEDALRQRAASLDSRINSLRSSKHDDTDRTSYLFLFFPSLLLVLRSWMWEGCLPALPVQLYQAWLLYLYTGLALRENILRVNGSDIRPWWIKHHYCAMAMALISLTWETERGPDCAQKQRGVELFLRWAIMQGVAMILQNRYQRQRLYTRIALGKARRMDVVWGETAGVEGQLLLLCPILFVLQGFEAYVGVLLLKTALSGFSPDWQVITCGILFIIMAVGNFANTVQTLATKSKVKAKIRKGKSRQELNSGSEGKSL
- the LOC121801982 gene encoding transmembrane protein 120 homolog isoform X1; this encodes MGDSPRESFGGEVSSLVEQAKDLQEAAASLISRTSREEDALRQRAASLDSRINSLRSSKHDDTLEDELVRARYVLSEGDAAAYLPSKSHGRFLRMFLGAINVRANRKDVQLKVKEEYNNFRDRTSYLFLFFPSLLLVLRSWMWEGCLPALPVQLYQAWLLYLYTGLALRENILRVNGSDIRPWWIKHHYCAMAMALISLTWETERGPDCAQKQRGVELFLRWAIMQGVAMILQNRYQRQRLYTRIALGKARRMDVVWGETAGVEGQLLLLCPILFVLQGFEAYVGVLLLKTALSGFSPDWQVITCGILFIIMAVGNFANTVQTLATKSKVKAKIRKGKSRQELNSGSEGKSL
- the LOC121801982 gene encoding transmembrane protein 120 homolog isoform X2 yields the protein MGDSPRESFGGEVSSLVEQAKDLQEAAASLISRTSREEDALRQRAASLDSRINSLRSSKHDDTLEDELVRARYVLSEGDAAAYLPSKSHGRFLRMFLGAINVRANRKDVQLKVKEEYNNFRNVVSVPVFSVFAASPKVVDVGRMLTCIASSTLPGLALRENILRVNGSDIRPWWIKHHYCAMAMALISLTWETERGPDCAQKQRGVELFLRWAIMQGVAMILQNRYQRQRLYTRIALGKARRMDVVWGETAGVEGQLLLLCPILFVLQGFEAYVGVLLLKTALSGFSPDWQVITCGILFIIMAVGNFANTVQTLATKSKVKAKIRKGKSRQELNSGSEGKSL